TTGATCTCACCTGCTTGTCTGAGAAGTGAAAGTGGCAGAGTTTCTTCCAAAGTATCCTGTCCTCACTGAGGCTGTGCAGAGTAGGCATGGCCTGCCCGACGTTAATGATGTCATAGGCATCAGATAACTCACAAAGGATCTTGTTTTGCATGTGTAGCGGCAAGTCGTCGAATGTCATGCCATTGCACGTTTGCTGGGAAGACAATTAAGAGCGACACATTCAAATTCAAACTGGACTGAACAGAAAAACTCAAATGGCATGAGTGGTGTACCACCGATAACAATGTGTTACAATTCATAcacagttaaaaataaaaaaaagttaataaagaCCAGGTCCAACAGATTAGTTTCCAATACTTCCCCTTCCATATTTCATGTTCCTCACTCATTAAATTCAGCGTCACTGTTGCAGCATGTGAAGCCAGCAGTGGCGCTGCCTCAGCAGCACAGAGGCCAGTAGATGCAAACCTACAGCACTTGTTCCCTtttaaaaaagtcacatttacatACGGGCAGCTCAAGTTAGACCTGGAGGCGCTTTGAGGCCCAATCTTGGGATGGACTAAACACGATGGAATACAAACACGCAGAcgtacaaacacaaacaccaacacaccTCCTACCTCGGGTATCTGCAGGTTGCTGACCTGCTGCTGCCATTTGTGAATGGTCTCCAGTCGGCACAACCAGATGTTCACGTTGCCCACGAGGACACACCTGCCAACATGGATAGTCAGATTGTGCAGCGTCATGCTCAGGTCCTGCAGCAAATCCTTGACAAGGCGCGGGTTGTAGTGGTCGTCTAGAACTAGTAGTGACATTtcaaaaacattctttttttaaacaacgaATATTTAACGATCAAAACGAATGTTTAAAGTCAAAACATTAGCTGCGAAAACGAAACTTAAATGGAACAAAATGTTATAATGCCACGATTGCTAACATAAAAAGGGCCTAAATATGGTGTAGGATGCAAAGAAAAGTGTGCTGACAACATATCCCTCAGGCCTTCTTACCCTTTCGTACAATCTTCTCCATTATATTGAAATAGTTTTTCTGCGCAGCTCCACTCAAAGAGGTCAGCTGAGTCCTGGCTATAAGCTGGAAAAGCTATGGGGTAAAACAGAGTTATACTATTGTGCTTGTACGAGTCgtaaaactgttttaaaatcaacatTTGTGATCATCATCGCTCACTTTTGCAACATAGTTGAATCTTCTCAGGTCCTGAATAGCACTGGAAAAGTCTAGACGGTTGAGTGCTTCACCAAGCGTGGAGTACACATGTCGCTGTGCGTCaacatgaaaatacattttagttttagaatgatttatttcaaataaattcaATCTACAGCTAGTAGCTATTTTCTAGTACCCACTGCATCACTCACTTCTTTCGTGCTCCTGTTATGCACGTAGATCCATTTATCCACGAAAATAACTGgacaaggaaaaaaacaaagtgtgttgGTGGAGTCTTACATAATGTGTGTCAAGTGGACATAATATGATGAGCATCTGTGCAATTTAATTTTGCCATGAATCTTTACCTTTATAAAGATAATTATTGGCTAATGTTAATGTCGTTACTCTGTTGACTCAAAACAGTTTGCACAAACACTGGACATCATAACATCCCCAATTTATAGATAAAGAtttacatatagatatatagaatTTACAATAGATTGATAGGTgttaaaatattgtttaattCCTCTGTATGTGACTCAAATTGCATAAAATAAATAGACTTATTAATAATGTTAACATTAAATCAACTTTATGATTCATATAAATGGGGCATAGCTGCAGTGTTAAAGCTTTTTAGACGAAGAGCCGTGGGTTTATGATAATGATGAATCGATCATAACATATGAACGTCAGAGTGAAGTGCAAATGGTTGCAGGTGTCTGTGACTTTTTTCTTGAAACACACCCCAAAACCGATCAATGATAAACTTTACGAATGTAATTCATTGTAAATACACGTACAACCAACAGATAAGCCGTCCATACAATGCTGTCGGCTTCAATACGACAATCCCAGGCGATGAATAAACACGTGAATAAAAAGTGATTAAAATGCATGTCAGTGTATAGTTTTGTAACATATTTCAATAGGTGGAGGTCCTTTTACAGCTAATTATGACTTGCTCTTCTCTCTAGTTCTGCTCTGCTGTtccgtttagttttttttaaatacaaagggCCTTTCATTTTTGTACCACAGCCTCCTCCTAAAGTCAAAATAGGGATTATGTTTTGCTGAAACTCACACTGAGACTTGGTGTTATTGTTGAAGAGGTCCTTTTTCCTCTTCGTCGTGGCGAGCTCACACACATCTCCAACGAACAGATTGTCATTGCAGAGCCTGTTTGGACAAAGAAGGCATGGAAGGAATGTGTCAATACCGGTGCTCCTGAAATACAATTACAAACCAGTGTAAAGAAGCCCGGGGGAAGTCAGTGACTTCTTACTGACGTCCATCCTTAATGACACAATAGAAACCAAACGGAATGTAAAGGCCCATACATTTTTTTCGTTAAAAAAAATCTAGTGGCTTCATTTTGGatgaattgtaaaaaaataagcaGGCTCGGACAGATGTAACATGAG
The nucleotide sequence above comes from Cyclopterus lumpus isolate fCycLum1 chromosome 24, fCycLum1.pri, whole genome shotgun sequence. Encoded proteins:
- the fbxo25 gene encoding F-box only protein 25 isoform X1; this translates as MPFLGKDWRSPGWSWTKTEHGWKRMFLYGHELEDNREIDLKGLCNDNLFVGDVCELATTKRKKDLFNNNTKSQFIFVDKWIYVHNRSTKERHVYSTLGEALNRLDFSSAIQDLRRFNYVAKLFQLIARTQLTSLSGAAQKNYFNIMEKIVRKVLDDHYNPRLVKDLLQDLSMTLHNLTIHVGRCVLVGNVNIWLCRLETIHKWQQQVSNLQIPEQTCNGMTFDDLPLHMQNKILCELSDAYDIINVGQAMPTLHSLSEDRILWKKLCHFHFSDKQFGRNLVLSNSEKVDWKLMYFTLTKHYPMKEQYGDTLHFCKNCNILFWKDCGHPCTANDPDSCLMPISPQHFIDLFKF
- the fbxo25 gene encoding F-box only protein 25 isoform X2; translation: MPFLGKDWRSPGWSWTKTEHGWKRMFLYGHELEDNREIDLKGLCNDNLFVGDVCELATTKRKKDLFNNNTKSQFIFVDKWIYVHNRSTKERHVYSTLGEALNRLDFSSAIQDLRRFNYVAKLFQLIARTQLTSLSGAAQKNYFNIMEKIVRKVLDDHYNPRLVKDLLQDLSMTLHNLTIHVGRCVLVGNVNIWLCRLETIHKWQQQVSNLQIPEQTCNGMTFDDLPLHMQNKILCELSDAYDIINVGQAMPTLHSLSEDRILWKKLCHFHFSDKQFGRNLVLSNSEKVDWKLMYFTLTKHYPMKEQYGDTLHFCKNCNILFWKDCHLALLFKDCGHPCTANDPDSCLMPISPQHFIDLFKF